A region from the Palaemon carinicauda isolate YSFRI2023 chromosome 9, ASM3689809v2, whole genome shotgun sequence genome encodes:
- the LOC137646435 gene encoding uncharacterized protein, translating into MNKLTIPKLELLALLLGCRLARTLKGLIEPREIVMWTDSKVTLAWVASPDAKDNKNVFISNRVAEIVFLHQVCRFSLSHVPSKQNPSDVLSRGATTQQLLQNPLWRNSPEFLRTTGEPVPYKEDDPTNERTVVAAVQEMREEIRPAPPGEIWEILQREVEFRFLLRVARIILKFTKLKRHPFSIVVQLEQKHFFPTVYAYLEGGVRPPREVTNFVRQLNLVIS; encoded by the coding sequence atgaacaagttgacaattcccaagctagaactattagcattgttgttaggctgcagattagccaGGACACTCAAAGGGCTaatagagccacgagagatagtcatgtggaccgacagtaaggtcacgttggcatgggtagcatctcccgatgccaaagaTAACAAAAATGTGttcatatctaacagagtggcggagattgtttttcttcatcaggtttgccgTTTCAGTCTAAGCCatgtcccaagcaaacagaatccttctgatgtcctgtccagaggagccacgacgcaacaactgctacaAAACCCTCTTTGGCGGAATAGTCCAGAGTTCTTAAGGACCACGggagagcctgttccttacaaggaggacgatccaaccaatgaaagaaccgtagtggcggcggtacaagaaatgagagaggaaataagaCCTGCtccaccaggagagatatgggaaattctacagagggaagtagagttccgATTCTTATTGAGAGTTGCTAGGATAATCCTAAAATTCACCAAAttaaaacggcatccgttcagtattgttgtccaattagagcaaaaacatttttttcctacagtctatgcttacttggagggtggagtcagaccccctcgtgaagttactaattttgtcagacaattaaatctagtAATAAGTTAA